CGCAATGTGCTGGTCGAATCGGCCCGTATCGCCCGCGGCGAGATCACCGCGCTCAGCGAGTTCTCGGCCGGCGACGTCGATGCGCTGATCTTCCCCGGCGGTTTCGGCGCCGCCAAGAATCTCAGCGACTTCGCCTTCAAGGGCGCCGACTGCTCGGTCAACCCGCAGGTGGTGGCTGCGGTCGCCGCCATGCGCGCGGCCGGCAAGCCGATCGGCGCGCTGTGCATCGCGCCGGCCATCCTCGCCAAGATCCTGGGCCAGCAGAGCGTCGAACTGACCATCGGCAGCGATCCCGGCACCGCCGCCGCGCTGGAGTCGATGGGCGCCGTCCACCGCACCACCATCCATGGCGAGGTCGTAGTCGACCGCGGCCTGAAGGTTGTCACCTCGCCCTGCTACATGCTGGACGCCAATCTTGCCCAGATCGCCGAGGGGGCCGAGAATACTGTCAAGGCTCTGGTCGATCTGGTGAAGTGACCAAGTGAAAATGGCAGACGAAGGGGGTAGCGATACCTCCTTTGTCACCAGCAATGTCACAAAGCTGAGCAATAATTCATTAACCGCCTTCCCACACCCTTTGCCTCAGCTTCTTTTCTATCAGGCGAGGGTTGGCGATGACCTGCATTGTGGGATTGGTGGACGGCGACCGGGTGTGGATGGGCGGCGACAGCGCCGGAGTGAACGGCCTGGACATCACGGTGCGCGCCGACACCAAGGTGTTCCGCAATGGCGACAGCCTGATCGGCTTCACCAGTTCCTTCCGCATGGGCCAGCTGCTGCATTACCGGCTGGAGGTTCCGCCGCGTGAGCACGACGCCGACCTGTTCCGCTATATGGTCGTGGACTTTGTCGATGCCGTCCGCAACTGCCTGAAGGATGGCGGTTACGCCCACCGTTCCAACGATGTGGAGACCGGCGGCACCTTCATGGTCGGGCTGGAAGGCCGGCTGTTCACCGTGCAGTCCGACTATCAGGTCGGCGAGGCGGTGCGCGGCTACCACGCCATCGGCTGCGGGTCGGACTATGCGCTGGGTTCGCTGGCGTCCACCATCGGCCAGCCGCCGGAAGAGCGCGTGCTGAAGGCCCTGGAATGCGCCGAACTGTTCAACGGCGGCGTCCGTGCGCCCTTCACCATCCAGTCCAGCCTGCGCCGTCCGCAGCTGGCGCTGACTGAAGCGGCGTGAACTCCCCTGGCCTTCGCCCCCAAGCCTTCGACCAAAGTCGAAAGCAGCGGCTAAGGCTGCGCTCTGGTCATCCAAAGCATCGTGGCGTATGAACCCGTGTCCTGCTGCAGTGCGGGACAGGGAATAACCACAAAAAACTTGGGTGATAGAGATGACGGACCAAGCGGTCACCGCCGATGCTTATCTCGGTGAAGACGAGAACCCGGCTGGGTTGCTGAGCAACTGGGGAAATTCGCCCCTTTTCGTCTTTCCGGCCATGCTGCTGATTTTCATCATGCCGCTGGCAATCATCTTCCACCCGACCTGGGTGGTACTGCCGGCCGTGCTGTGGACCTTCGGCATGATCGCCACGATCATCAAGCTGACGCGCGGCTGAATCCGGCGCGGACGCGAAGGGGGGGGAGGGGGACCGCTCCCCCTCCCCGCCCGCACTACATCAAGTCGATGAAGCCGCCGGCAATCGGAAAGCGACGCAGTCGCGCGACCGACCGGCGGGAAATCCGCGGCCCCGGCGGAACCCTGCGGCGGCCCGCTTCCGCCTGCACCACCAGCCGCCAGACCGTCTCCACCGTCTCGGCCGCATGGCCACGCCCGGCAAGGTCGGCCGGCGACAGCCCACCATCGAGCAGGCCGGCCAGCAGATCGTCCAGCGCCTCCACCGGCGGCAGACCGGCCGGAGTCTCGGCCTTCAACCGGCGCGCCAGCACCCGTTCCGGAACCACCCGCCCCGCTGGCCCGCGCGATCCCGCCGGCTGGTTGGCATTGCGCCAGCGCGCCAGTTCCAGAACCGCGGTCTTCGGCATGTCGGACAGCACTGCATAGCCGCAGCCCGCCTCATCCATCGCAAGGCCGAGCAGCCGGTCGGTCCGGTCCGCCGTGGACAGCAGGAGGGCGCCCATCCGCTCCGCCAACACCGCCAGGGTCGCGCCCCGGAGGCGGGCATGCAGCCGGTCGGCCGCCGCGGCCGACTCGCGCCCGGCAAAGGCCGGGGCCAGCAGCGAGTCGGCGGCCTTGAGCACCGGCGCCAGCGCGACATTGTCCAGGCGGCAGCCCAGCAACTCGACGACCTCCGCCGTATCGGCCAAACTATCGGCCAGGCCATCGGCCGAAGCCCCTGCCTCGCCGGCCGGCAGCGGAGCCCGCACGGCGAGCACCCGCTCCGGCCCCAGCGCGTCGACCGCCAGCGCCGCGACCAGCGCCGAGTCCAGCCCGCCGGTCAGCCCGACCACCACGCCCGGCGCGCCGCTTTTCGTTACGGCATCGTGCAGGCCCAGCATCAGCGCCGTGTAAAGCGCCTCCGTCCCCTCGGCCGGAGCAATCGTTTCGGCCTCGGAACTGTCCCAGCTGTCGTCGGCTCCGCGTTCCCACCGGGTCAGCAGCAGATGCTCGGCGAACAGCGGAGCCTGGGCGACCAGCCGGCCACTTGGGGCGAGCGCGAAGCTGCCGCCATCGAACACCCGCTCCTCCTGCGCGCCGACGAGGTTCACCGCAACCAGTGGCAATCCGCCTTCCACCACCCGCGCGACGGCGGCCTGCACCCGCTCATCGGCCCGGCCGGGGGCGAAGGGGCCGGCCAGCATCGCGACCAGAA
The Azospirillum sp. TSA2s DNA segment above includes these coding regions:
- the nadE gene encoding NAD(+) synthase; amino-acid sequence: MTDRLSIALAQINPTAGDLTANAGLIRAARAQAEARGADLVICPAGALSGAPLLDLAALPAFLDAVEETVRVLADVTADGGPALLVGAPWREGKGRHNAALLLDGGKLAAVRFQAVTDAGEIGAPEDDRFDNGPMPGPVNVRGVRIGLLIGDDLATGDVAETLAESGAELLVAMLAGPFAPGRADERVQAAVARVVEGGLPLVAVNLVGAQEERVFDGGSFALAPSGRLVAQAPLFAEHLLLTRWERGADDSWDSSEAETIAPAEGTEALYTALMLGLHDAVTKSGAPGVVVGLTGGLDSALVAALAVDALGPERVLAVRAPLPAGEAGASADGLADSLADTAEVVELLGCRLDNVALAPVLKAADSLLAPAFAGRESAAAADRLHARLRGATLAVLAERMGALLLSTADRTDRLLGLAMDEAGCGYAVLSDMPKTAVLELARWRNANQPAGSRGPAGRVVPERVLARRLKAETPAGLPPVEALDDLLAGLLDGGLSPADLAGRGHAAETVETVWRLVVQAEAGRRRVPPGPRISRRSVARLRRFPIAGGFIDLM
- the elbB gene encoding isoprenoid biosynthesis glyoxalase ElbB gives rise to the protein MAEKSLRIGVVLSGCGVYDGAEIHEAVCTLLAIAKMGAVAVCYAPDIPQAHVVNHLTGQETGESRNVLVESARIARGEITALSEFSAGDVDALIFPGGFGAAKNLSDFAFKGADCSVNPQVVAAVAAMRAAGKPIGALCIAPAILAKILGQQSVELTIGSDPGTAAALESMGAVHRTTIHGEVVVDRGLKVVTSPCYMLDANLAQIAEGAENTVKALVDLVK